Proteins from a genomic interval of Rhipicephalus microplus isolate Deutch F79 chromosome 6, USDA_Rmic, whole genome shotgun sequence:
- the LOC142765432 gene encoding solute carrier family 22 member 7-like, translated as MDLVIDQRLRKRTAVMLGCWFLSYAVFNLTTLRVFHTNRYARLVLPALKLTGVLLGVPIIMRAGRRRTLGFSMGALSLLSLAQALIHVLRTPDHLLAGVVVSSMLVFDMCLIALYLFSAELYPTVVRVTGLAFGYASGRLGTLVSAFVADINQAGLKGAAYGVVAALQLYLAVMAMGLPETTRLQPANTMRDMEASRWALREPLRVARGTTKGNVKRKRYRGPNRERSDSPRASGKATR; from the coding sequence ATGGACCTGGTCATCGACCAACGACTGCGCAAGCGAACAGCCGTAATGCTCGGCTGCTGGTTCCTCAGCTACGCCGTCTTCAACCTCACGACGCTGCGGGTATTTCACACCAACAGGTACGCTCGCCTCGTCCTCCCCGCCCTCAAGCTGACCGGGGTCCTGCTCGGCGTGCCCATCATCATGCGCGCTGGCCGGCGCCGTACCTTGGGCTTCAGCATGGGCGCCCTGTCCCTGCTGTCGCTCGCCCAGGCACTCATCCACGTGCTGCGCACTCCCGACCACCTGCTCGCCGGCGTCGTTGTCTCCTCGATGCTCGTCTTCGACATGTGCCTCATCGCCCTGTACCTCTTCTCGGCCGAGCTGTACCCGACCGTGGTGCGGGTGACGGGGCTCGCCTTCGGCTACGCCTCCGGCCGTCTCGGCACGCTCGTGTCCGCCTTCGTCGCCGACATCAACCAGGCCGGACTCAAGGGAGCAGCTTACGGCGTGGTAGCCGCGCTGCAGCTGTACTTGGCCGTGATGGCGATGGGGCTGCCGGAGACCACTCGGCTGCAGCCGGCCAACACGATGCGTGACATGGAGGCCAGTCGGTGGGCCTTGCGCGAGCCCCTCAGAGTGGCGAGGGGCACCACGAAGGGGAACGTCAAACGGAAGCGTTATCGAGGTCCCAACCGTGAGCGAAGCGACTCGCCGCGCGCGAGCGGAAAGGCGACCCGCTGA
- the LOC142765984 gene encoding solute carrier family 22 member 7-like: protein MSDPRQSPDNAGSPQPSSPSITPDNVQENNVGGTTPATETTTVFSSPMDQILIFGHGRFQKRVLFCTALAFFAAVTHVRTPAILARPVDHWCKPPTDYAYMTVGEWKNASVPLEADGKTRSACLRYDPPLPYSEDIENRTEVPCDAGWDYDVGADSGVISIVIEWNLVCGRRWILGVLFAVYLLAGAVGASLAGVAADAIGRRPVLCTCIFLVMFSGVSLAFARTVLAFAVLRVLLSASVSSVLVTSLVLLFEVTDTQHRALFCSLAMASPFFTAALYFELVYSLELSWYASQIAFMVPTGVLVLAVYMMDESPCWLLAVSNKRRAVQVLSWAARVNEVDPDVFNERLSELKAGLRKQREPQQASTPTDVSSPERGTPWRSRA from the coding sequence ATGTCAGATCCCCGACAAAGCCCTGACAACGCCGGCTCTCCGCAGCCTTCCTCACCGTCGATTACCCCCGATAACGTGCAAGAGAATAATGTTGGGGGCACGACTCCGGCCACCGAAACCACCACTGTGTTCTCATCACCAATGGACCAGATCCTCATCTTCGGCCACGGTCGCTTCCAGAAGCGCGTCTTGTTCTGCACCGCGCTGGCCTTCTTCGCGGCCGTCACGCACGTCAGGACGCCCGCGATCCTGGCCCGCCCCGTGGACCACTGGTGCAAGCCTCCGACCGACTACGCCTACATGACCGTCGGTGAGTGGAAGAATGCTAGCGTGCCGCTAGAGGCCGATGGCAAGACGCGCAGCGCGTGCCTCCGGTACGATCCACCGTTACCCTACTCGGAGGACATCGAAAACCGCACCGAGGTCCCTTGCGATGCCGGCTGGGACTACGACGTAGGCGCCGATTCGGGAGTGATCTCCATTGTGATTGAGTGGAACCTGGTATGCGGCCGCCGGTGGATCTTAGGCGTCCTGTTTGCAGTCTACTTGCTAGCAGGTGCCGTGGGAGCTTCGCTGGCCGGCGTCGCGGCCGACGCTATAGGTCGCCGTCCCGTGCTCTGCACGTGCATATTTCTCGTGATGTTCTCCGGCGTCTCGCTGGCCTTCGCTCGCACCGTACTAGCGTTCGCCGTCCTCCGCGTCCTGTTGTCCGCATCGGTGTCCAGCGTCCTGGTCACTTCCCTCGTGCTCCTCTTCGAGGTTACCGATACGCAGCACCGAGCTCTCTTCTGCAGCCTGGCCATGGCATCGCCATTTTTCACGGCGGCGCTGTACTTCGAGCTTGTCTACAGCCTCGAGCTCAGCTGGTACGCGTCCCAGATTGCCTTCATGGTCCCCACGGGCGTCCTTGTTCTGGCCGTGTACATGATGGACGAGTCCCCGTGCTGGCTTCTGGCCGTGTCGAACAAGAGGCGAGCAGTGCAGGTGCTGTCCTGGGCGGCGCGCGTGAACGAGGTGGACCCGGACGTGTTCAATGAGCGCCTGTCCGAGCTTAAGGCGGGGCTCAGGAAGCAGCGGGAACCGCAGCAAGCATCGACTCCAACTGATGTCTCATCTCCCGAGCGAGGTACTCCTTGGAGATCAAGGGCATAG